The genomic window accaaaatcaCCAATATTACGTAACTCATTCGGGTTTTAATAGTGTAATTTCTTGAATCAAAGGATGAAGAAAATTTCCAGAATTCAAAAATACTGTAAAAATCAGTAAAGAACCAAAATTAAAACCTTTAGATCAGACAATAACGGAGAATTTTGTAGCAATTCCAAAATTTTctgaacaaaaatgatatcaaaaaacTAATTCTTATACTCCTCAACATAATGGCGTTTCTCGAAAGATTGaacagaaaatatttgataaagtttttattttttagaaaattatgaaTTGGTACAGGTTTTGTTCAAAAACTTTCGTCAGGTACTTcttctttaattaaaacatgttcAATTTGAACAATCTCCTCTGGTATGTCTTCTTTAATTCTTCCATGTTCCAATGTAACTGTTTCAGACTTCACATTCAATGGCTTTTCACGAAAATGAATACTTTTATGTCTAATTAAACTCTGTTGCTGATTAAATGCcttatcacaaacttcacatgaataaggtttttctccagtatggaTTCTTTTATGTCTGATTAAACTGTTCTGTTGGgtgaatgttttatcacaaagatcacatgaaaatggtttttcgtcattattaattgttacaggtctcgtttcaaaattttgacCGCCGATTTCTTTAATTCCTCCATGTTCTTcagacttcaaatttttttctcgaaaatgatTTCGTTTATGCCCAATTAAatgatgtttttcaaaaaaatttttattacaaatttcacacgAATATGGTTTTTTACCAATATGGATTTTTTTATGTCTATTTAAACTCTGTTGCTGATTAAatgctttattacaaatatcacatgaaaatggtgtTTCCCCGGTATGCGTTCGTGTGTGTGTAATTAAATCTCTTTTCTGAAAAAATCgtttatcacaaacttcacatgTAAATGGTTTATTTCCCCCGGTATGTGttcgtttatgtttaattaaattatatttgttattaaatgttttattacaaatttcgcatgaaaaagatttttctcCTGTATGAATCAGTTCATGTTGATTTAAGCCgtgtttaaaactaaattttttatcacacactTCACATTTAAAACGCTTTACTTCAGTATGAGATTGCATATGTACAATTAAATTACTGTTCcgagaaaatattttgtcacaaaattcacatgaaaacggtttttctccagtatgaataagtttatgttgaattaaattatattttcgagTAAATGTTTTACTACAAACTTCACAAGAAAAACGTTTATCTCTATTGTTAATTCGTTGATTTTCCAAAATAGTTTCATCTACTTTTTCATCAATGAATTCTTCACTTTCATATTCTATTGCAACACTTTCGATGGTTTCTTCTTTAAACATTACATGTTCAAAATCTTCTTCCCTTGTAAAAGTTTCTTCAGGTAATTCTTCTTTAATTCTTACAAACTCCATTGTTTCACATTCTTCAATAATTTCTGTATTTAATTGTTGTTCAAGTTTAATGTTTTCTatgttaacaaatttattatcaaaattattaaatgaattatttgccaTTTTCTTTCTACATGTACTAACCACATTCTATATACTTCGACAACAACATTGGGCTACGTTCAGAGATACTACAGAAAGGTATAAGCATACTTTTACTGCTGCGTTTATTCGACAAACAAACATTTCCGTTAGATTTATGTATCTATGGGCGTTCTGACAATATTACaactattttttctatcgctaatatagatagagtctttcttagcattaaaatccaagattttttgtcttaaaagttaattaaaatccaaaaaattgtcaTCTAAGCTATCGAAAtcgttttttataccatgtatatatgaaatatacatagtatattaagtttcgtcccaagtttgtaacgcttaaaaatattgatgctacgaacaaaattttggtataggtgttcatagaatcacctaattaatccatttccggttgtccgtccgtccgtccgtctgtggacacgataactcaaaaacgaaaaaagatcaagttcgtaaatgagcatcataggtctgttggttcttgggtccgtaggacccatcttgtaaaccgttagagatagaacaaaagtttaaatgtaaaaaatgttgcttataaaaaaataaaaaacttttgtttgaaacatttttttgtaaacagcactgtttactcacgagggcgttaattaggtgcaaat from Chrysoperla carnea chromosome 2, inChrCarn1.1, whole genome shotgun sequence includes these protein-coding regions:
- the LOC123293085 gene encoding gastrula zinc finger protein XlCGF8.2DB-like produces the protein MANNSFNNFDNKFVNIENIKLEQQLNTEIIEECETMEFVRIKEELPEETFTREEDFEHVMFKEETIESVAIEYESEEFIDEKVDETILENQRINNRDKRFSCERFKCEVCDKKFSFKHGLNQHELIHTGEKSFSCEICNKTFNNKYNLIKHKRTHTGGNKPFTCEVCDKRFFQKRDLITHTRTHTGETPFSCDICNKAFNQQQSLNRHKKIHIGKKPYSCEICNKNFFEKHHLIGHKRNHFREKNLKSEEHGGIKEIGGQNFETRPVTINNDEKPFSCDLCDKTFTQQNSLIRHKRIHTGEKPYSCEVCDKAFNQQQSLIRHKSIHFREKPLNVKSETVTLEHGRIKEDIPEEIVQIEHVLIKEEVPDESF